The following coding sequences lie in one Oceanicola sp. 502str15 genomic window:
- a CDS encoding response regulator transcription factor produces the protein MEQTAPEMTETEATPRILIVEDDRATAETICEAVTSLGCEPVVMRDWESGLKAAQLADFAVIVMDRMLPGGDGVDAIAKMRGFGSQALVLVVSALGTSGAKIEGLEKGADDYLAKPFDGDELKARLRALLRRNQMVVLDNDLMAFGDVEIRLKARTVHIGQTHVSVSPKEFELITFFARNAGETVTRMQLLENVWNLHFDPQTNVVDVHVGRLRRKLETAAGRPIILTARGEGYVFSPEA, from the coding sequence ATGGAACAGACCGCTCCCGAGATGACCGAAACCGAAGCCACCCCGCGAATCCTCATCGTCGAGGACGACCGCGCCACCGCCGAAACCATCTGCGAGGCCGTGACCTCGCTGGGCTGCGAGCCGGTGGTGATGCGAGATTGGGAGAGCGGGTTGAAGGCCGCCCAGCTCGCGGATTTCGCCGTCATCGTGATGGACAGGATGCTGCCCGGCGGTGATGGGGTCGATGCCATCGCCAAGATGCGCGGGTTCGGCTCGCAGGCCCTGGTGCTGGTGGTCTCGGCGCTCGGCACATCGGGGGCCAAGATCGAGGGGCTGGAGAAGGGGGCCGACGATTACCTTGCAAAGCCCTTCGACGGCGACGAGCTGAAGGCCCGCCTCCGCGCGCTGTTGCGGCGCAACCAGATGGTGGTCCTCGACAATGACCTGATGGCCTTCGGCGATGTTGAAATAAGGCTCAAGGCCCGCACCGTGCACATCGGCCAGACCCACGTTTCGGTCAGCCCGAAAGAGTTTGAGCTGATTACCTTTTTCGCCCGCAATGCCGGGGAAACCGTGACCCGGATGCAGTTGCTCGAAAATGTCTGGAATCTGCACTTCGACCCGCAGACAAACGTGGTCGATGTGCATGTCGGCCGGCTGCGCCGCAAGCTCGAAACCGCGGCCGGACGTCCGATCATCCTGACCGCGCGGGGCGAGGGCTACGTGTTCTCGCCAGAGGCCTGA
- a CDS encoding ATP-binding protein gives MRRPRGKASLRLALGLSALLIVFSLGAMALQYRATAAELERRERVLLTADLAGLAALYDQRRIIALRQAMEFRSVAAPETGMLYLLEGKDGAKLAGNIETWPEGLTPTTGPIDATEPVTFTLDATGTPQAYIGVARELRGGFPMLVARSRAPTEDALAATRAQIFVTAIVLIGLSLAAGWLASRFVMRRIDRLNKLADQVAAGDLSARLPGPRADDEFGALERHIHTMLDRIGHLTRAHGRLSDTIAHELRTPLNRIQGKLERLEGDPEAVAAVSSEIRGTVRIFDSLLEISSAEAASGGGTGLVPVSLSKITREVAELYEPLAEEKALDYGAVLQDPCMVLGDRNLIAQLLSNLVDNAIKFCREGDAITLSLEEGADRHVLNISDTGPGVPEEAREAVFERFARAERDREVAGHGLGLALVRAIATRHGAKLRVLDVKKGFSIEISWPKLPADMG, from the coding sequence GTGCGCAGACCTCGCGGCAAGGCCTCCCTCCGTCTCGCCCTCGGCCTCTCGGCCCTGCTGATCGTCTTTTCGCTCGGGGCCATGGCGTTGCAGTACCGGGCAACCGCTGCCGAGCTGGAGCGGCGCGAGCGGGTTCTGCTGACCGCAGACCTGGCCGGGCTGGCCGCGCTCTATGATCAACGCCGGATCATCGCGCTGCGGCAGGCGATGGAGTTCCGCTCCGTCGCCGCCCCCGAGACCGGCATGCTCTACCTGCTCGAAGGCAAGGACGGCGCGAAGCTGGCCGGCAACATCGAGACCTGGCCCGAGGGCCTGACCCCCACCACCGGCCCTATTGACGCAACCGAGCCGGTGACCTTCACGCTCGACGCAACCGGCACCCCGCAGGCCTACATCGGTGTCGCCCGCGAGCTGCGAGGCGGGTTTCCCATGCTGGTCGCCCGCTCCCGTGCACCGACCGAAGACGCGCTTGCGGCGACCCGCGCGCAGATCTTCGTCACCGCCATCGTGCTGATCGGCCTGTCGCTCGCTGCGGGCTGGCTCGCCTCGCGCTTTGTCATGCGCCGGATCGACAGGCTCAACAAGCTGGCCGATCAGGTTGCCGCCGGCGATCTTTCCGCCCGCCTACCCGGCCCCCGCGCCGATGATGAGTTTGGTGCGCTGGAGCGGCACATTCACACCATGCTCGACCGCATCGGTCACCTGACCCGCGCCCACGGGCGCCTTTCGGACACCATCGCCCACGAGCTGCGCACCCCGCTCAACCGCATTCAGGGCAAGCTGGAGCGGCTGGAGGGCGACCCCGAGGCCGTGGCCGCCGTATCCTCCGAAATCCGCGGCACCGTGCGGATCTTCGACAGCCTGCTCGAGATTTCCTCGGCCGAGGCGGCCAGTGGCGGGGGCACCGGGCTGGTGCCGGTTTCCCTCAGCAAGATCACCCGCGAAGTGGCCGAGCTCTACGAGCCGCTCGCTGAAGAAAAGGCGCTGGATTACGGCGCGGTCCTGCAGGATCCCTGCATGGTGCTGGGCGACCGCAACCTGATCGCGCAGCTCCTCTCCAACCTCGTCGACAACGCCATCAAGTTCTGCCGCGAAGGCGATGCCATCACCCTGTCGCTGGAAGAAGGCGCGGACCGGCACGTGCTGAACATCTCCGACACGGGCCCCGGCGTGCCCGAAGAGGCCCGCGAGGCCGTTTTCGAGCGCTTCGCCCGCGCCGAACGCGACCGAGAGGTTGCGGGGCACGGTCTGGGTCTGGCGCTGGTGCGGGCCATTGCCACACGCCACGGCGCCAAACTGCGGGTGCTCGACGTCAAAAAGGGTTTCTCGATCGAGATATCCTGGCCTAAGCTGCCTGCCGACATGGGGTAG
- a CDS encoding S1C family serine protease — protein MRALFLPLFLIVMVALPVSVRAGELDRAMDATLIVKSADGHDRFLGSAFIWRDGTWAVTNAHVVGRAREVVLVSATGERRKVKVLARDAVRDVAILAVDGSFGPGLEPAAAPAGLGTQVYALGAPLGIEFTLTRGIISAMARQVEAAVPIRLVQHDAAVNPGSSGGPLVNAQGQLLGMNSQIADGSRHYIGVAYAISASDLARIVPQLIAGTLKEMPALGLQVRPIDEALAQALGVPAKGVLVDSVAEASPADRAGIRPGDVIVSVAGREVAAPGDVAFAVEAVLGSDGIAVQLLRAGETVLATMPLDRGEHIETAGIDRATLPTARPAFTFSRLGVRLSGAEVTHISENSPAYLAGLSRGDEVLAVNGKPLNEIDGGLAALRITEPMVLLVRHAEGRTEHIYLDPWDKTPRLRPVGGGNVLDPDVVVL, from the coding sequence ATGCGCGCCCTCTTCCTCCCTCTCTTCCTCATCGTCATGGTCGCCCTCCCCGTCTCAGTGCGGGCCGGCGAGCTGGACCGGGCGATGGATGCCACGCTCATCGTAAAGTCCGCCGACGGGCATGACCGTTTCCTCGGCTCCGCCTTCATCTGGCGTGACGGCACTTGGGCCGTGACCAACGCCCATGTCGTCGGACGCGCCCGCGAGGTGGTGCTGGTCAGCGCCACCGGCGAACGCCGCAAGGTGAAGGTGCTGGCCCGCGACGCGGTCCGCGACGTCGCCATTCTGGCAGTCGACGGCAGCTTCGGCCCCGGGTTGGAGCCCGCCGCCGCCCCTGCCGGGCTCGGCACGCAGGTCTATGCCCTCGGCGCACCGTTGGGGATCGAGTTCACGCTCACACGCGGAATCATCTCGGCCATGGCCCGCCAGGTCGAGGCCGCCGTGCCGATCCGCCTCGTGCAGCACGATGCCGCCGTGAACCCCGGCAGCTCCGGCGGCCCGCTGGTGAACGCTCAGGGGCAACTGCTTGGAATGAACAGCCAAATTGCAGACGGCTCGCGGCATTACATCGGCGTCGCCTACGCCATCTCCGCCTCCGACCTCGCCCGCATCGTGCCCCAGCTCATCGCCGGCACCCTCAAGGAAATGCCGGCCCTCGGGCTTCAGGTGCGCCCGATCGACGAGGCGCTGGCTCAGGCTCTCGGCGTACCGGCCAAGGGCGTTCTGGTCGATAGCGTGGCAGAGGCCTCCCCGGCCGACCGTGCGGGCATCCGCCCCGGCGACGTGATCGTGTCGGTCGCGGGCCGGGAGGTGGCGGCGCCGGGCGATGTGGCCTTTGCCGTCGAGGCCGTGCTGGGCTCCGACGGGATCGCGGTGCAGCTCCTGCGGGCGGGTGAAACCGTGCTGGCCACCATGCCGCTCGATCGGGGCGAGCATATCGAAACCGCCGGGATCGACCGCGCCACCCTGCCCACGGCCCGCCCGGCCTTCACCTTCTCGAGGCTCGGCGTCCGACTTTCCGGCGCGGAAGTCACCCATATTTCCGAGAACTCCCCCGCCTACCTCGCCGGTCTCAGCCGCGGCGACGAGGTGCTGGCCGTCAACGGCAAGCCCCTCAACGAGATCGACGGCGGGCTTGCCGCCCTTCGCATCACCGAGCCCATGGTGCTCCTCGTGCGCCATGCAGAGGGTCGCACCGAGCACATCTATCTGGACCCGTGGGACAAAACTCCGCGTTTGCGCCCGGTCGGCGGTGGCAACGTGCTTGACCCCGACGTGGTGGTGCTCTGA